A stretch of the Clostridium botulinum genome encodes the following:
- a CDS encoding phage tail tape measure protein: MANNIKGITVEIGGNTGPLDKALKDVNKTSRSLQGELREVNRQLKLDPTNTTLLTQRQRLLAESVANTRNKLETLKEAERQAQVQFREGRISEEQYRALQREVIRTEQQLIGLERQAIRSNSVLNRISETVGKVGDSAGKIGNKMMPATAAITAAGAAASKFSIDFENSVAKASTIANESEVSIGDLRKGILKLSDDTGIAATEIANNVYDAISAGQKTGDAINFVSSSTKLAKAGFAEAGQSLDLLTTIMNAYGMEAKEVTTVSDILINTQNLGKTTVGELSSSMGKVIPTAKAFGVNLQQVASGYAIMTAKGIKSAETTTYMAGMFNELGKSGTKASDVVKKVSGKSFQKLIKSGKSVGDVLNLMNEYAKKNNLSLADLFGSAEAGKAALILSANAGKDFNEMLKSMNNTAGKTDEAFKKVSNTTGEKLKKSLNQFKNDAIKLGDSIAPIIQKISNLAGILAKKLGALSKEQLDTLVKVGLIVAAIGPLAKLIKGITTIVGVLTTGIGAITGAVGLLTGSLTVATPAATALAGAITFITGPIGLTILGITSLVAGFTYLWKHCTGFKNFWIGLWSGIKQTTITAVNVIVRLFTTTIPNEWHSLMNCLKGIPAWFNQLWNNVKTNTENIWNGIKDFFKSLWQDIKNIFNTAIEGICNFVMNKFGFVVDGAIGIWDGFSQYIGGVWKIIKNIFLGSLLLILDIVTGNFDKLKTDCMQIWENIKQGFSHIWSGITQIFSTALELVKQVVTNAWTNITTTTSNIWNGIKNFLSNLWTNLKILCSNSWNSIKTTTVTIWNGILSWFTTLPSRLYNCAVNMFTSMKNGVVNTGHSISEGAKTIGRNIITAFKELPGQMLEIGKNIVQGLINGIKNFAANAWEAAKGLATGLADKVRNVLDIHSPSRVMVEIGKFITQGLALGIENNKHLAVKASEDLANAVITSTNKIKESTFQDKLGHLLNWGSTEKEPYQDATNFINKLNNEQLEHSKSVLDKEYKFRVENVKNDLKNAKESNAKKLDLEKNRVNSQIAYYQNMQKNTKNKNTKSFYANKIETLKQYLKQYESTIKATQDLTIKKLEVSKNALEKYYAEAKELLKNREDNLKEFMSTTSNFASKLKEALKQNIDEVQKKEEEAIKENIDLNDKWKEKTLKAYSYVHKTKLENLEDEYKKFEKNINAETKLLDEKLKKFDSEKADTDDSKKEKELRRILSMNYSKKKKVEAQKELNALIKSRDERHYKESIEQQKEALKEKLDNKKESIEESKKALNKQYEQDKENTEKIYKNNKEMYDNQLDYTKRYYAEQKKEANINARVQKMIIENNNKEIISLLKSTGKEYELTGATLADRFANAFIDNLSVVKDAIADITSQLNNLNTNIVTSNIPRLSTLGGYSTSNINNTNVKNKYGSILHADKIVLNGNKDTQSFAEELEFYRQQAAKAKGGR, translated from the coding sequence ATGGCCAACAATATAAAAGGTATTACAGTTGAAATCGGTGGTAATACAGGTCCTTTAGATAAAGCACTTAAGGATGTTAATAAGACAAGCAGAAGTTTGCAAGGTGAACTTAGGGAAGTTAATAGGCAGTTAAAATTAGACCCTACAAATACTACATTATTAACACAGAGGCAAAGGTTATTAGCTGAAAGTGTAGCTAATACAAGAAATAAGCTTGAAACACTTAAAGAAGCAGAACGACAAGCTCAAGTGCAGTTTAGAGAAGGAAGGATATCAGAAGAGCAGTACAGAGCTTTACAAAGAGAAGTTATAAGAACAGAACAACAACTTATAGGTTTAGAAAGGCAAGCAATTAGAAGTAATTCTGTACTTAATAGAATTAGTGAAACTGTTGGAAAAGTCGGAGATTCAGCAGGAAAAATCGGTAATAAAATGATGCCAGCTACAGCAGCTATTACTGCTGCTGGTGCAGCAGCTTCAAAATTTAGCATTGATTTTGAAAATAGTGTAGCAAAAGCAAGTACAATAGCTAACGAAAGTGAAGTTAGTATAGGAGATTTGAGAAAGGGTATTTTAAAACTATCTGATGATACTGGTATTGCTGCTACTGAAATTGCCAACAATGTGTATGATGCAATTTCTGCTGGGCAAAAAACAGGAGATGCCATTAATTTTGTTAGTAGTTCAACAAAACTTGCTAAGGCTGGTTTTGCTGAGGCTGGACAATCATTGGACTTGTTAACTACAATAATGAATGCATATGGAATGGAAGCGAAAGAAGTTACAACCGTATCTGACATTTTAATTAATACACAAAATCTAGGTAAAACAACTGTTGGAGAGTTAAGTAGTTCTATGGGAAAAGTGATTCCTACAGCAAAAGCTTTTGGAGTTAATTTACAACAAGTTGCAAGTGGGTATGCAATAATGACAGCAAAAGGTATTAAAAGTGCTGAAACAACAACATATATGGCTGGTATGTTTAATGAGCTTGGTAAAAGTGGTACGAAAGCAAGTGATGTAGTTAAAAAAGTAAGTGGAAAGAGTTTTCAGAAACTTATTAAAAGTGGTAAATCTGTTGGCGATGTACTTAATTTAATGAATGAGTATGCTAAAAAGAATAATTTAAGTTTAGCAGATTTATTTGGTAGTGCTGAAGCAGGTAAGGCAGCTTTAATTTTAAGTGCAAATGCCGGAAAAGATTTCAATGAAATGCTTAAGAGCATGAATAATACAGCAGGAAAAACTGATGAAGCATTTAAAAAAGTGAGTAACACAACTGGTGAAAAACTAAAGAAATCTCTTAATCAATTCAAAAATGATGCAATTAAATTAGGAGATTCTATTGCACCTATAATACAAAAAATAAGTAATCTAGCAGGAATTTTAGCTAAAAAACTAGGAGCTTTAAGTAAAGAACAATTAGACACGCTCGTTAAAGTAGGTTTAATTGTTGCAGCGATAGGACCTTTAGCAAAGTTAATTAAAGGTATAACAACTATTGTAGGCGTATTAACTACTGGAATTGGCGCTATTACGGGTGCCGTAGGATTATTGACGGGTAGTTTAACTGTTGCAACTCCTGCCGCCACCGCACTTGCTGGAGCAATAACATTTATAACAGGACCTATTGGTCTTACTATATTGGGTATAACATCATTAGTAGCAGGCTTTACATACTTGTGGAAGCATTGCACAGGCTTTAAAAACTTTTGGATTGGTTTATGGAGCGGCATAAAACAAACAACTATTACTGCTGTAAATGTAATTGTAAGATTATTTACTACAACAATTCCTAATGAATGGCATTCATTGATGAATTGTTTAAAAGGTATTCCCGCGTGGTTTAATCAATTATGGAACAATGTAAAAACAAATACGGAAAATATATGGAATGGCATAAAAGATTTTTTTAAAAGTTTATGGCAAGATATAAAGAATATATTTAACACAGCAATAGAAGGTATATGTAATTTTGTGATGAATAAATTTGGATTTGTTGTAGATGGAGCAATAGGTATTTGGGATGGATTCAGTCAGTATATAGGGGGAGTTTGGAAAATAATAAAAAATATTTTTCTAGGATCACTTTTACTCATACTGGATATAGTTACAGGGAACTTTGATAAATTAAAGACAGATTGTATGCAAATATGGGAAAATATAAAGCAAGGATTTAGCCATATTTGGAGTGGTATAACACAAATATTTTCTACGGCTTTGGAACTAGTAAAGCAAGTAGTAACAAATGCATGGACTAATATAACAACAACTACATCAAATATTTGGAATGGTATAAAGAATTTTTTATCAAATTTATGGACTAATCTTAAAATCTTATGCAGTAATTCATGGAATAGTATAAAAACCACTACTGTAACCATTTGGAACGGTATCTTGAGTTGGTTTACCACATTGCCTAGTAGACTTTATAATTGTGCAGTTAATATGTTTACATCTATGAAAAATGGAGTGGTAAATACAGGGCATTCAATTTCAGAAGGTGCTAAAACTATAGGGAGAAATATTATAACTGCATTTAAAGAATTACCAGGCCAAATGCTTGAAATAGGTAAAAATATAGTACAAGGATTAATCAATGGTATTAAGAATTTTGCAGCTAATGCATGGGAAGCTGCTAAAGGGCTAGCAACTGGACTAGCAGATAAAGTTAGAAATGTATTAGACATACACTCACCTTCGCGTGTAATGGTTGAAATAGGTAAGTTTATTACACAAGGTCTTGCACTAGGAATAGAAAACAATAAACATTTAGCCGTAAAGGCGAGTGAAGATTTAGCTAACGCAGTAATAACATCTACTAATAAAATAAAAGAAAGTACATTTCAGGACAAATTGGGGCATTTACTAAATTGGGGTTCTACAGAAAAAGAGCCTTATCAAGATGCAACTAATTTTATTAATAAATTAAATAATGAGCAGTTGGAACATTCTAAAAGTGTACTAGATAAAGAGTATAAATTTAGAGTAGAAAATGTAAAAAATGATTTGAAAAATGCAAAAGAAAGCAATGCTAAAAAATTAGATCTAGAGAAAAACAGAGTGAATTCGCAAATTGCATATTATCAAAACATGCAAAAGAATACTAAAAATAAGAATACAAAAAGTTTTTACGCTAATAAAATTGAAACTCTTAAACAGTATTTAAAACAATATGAAAGTACAATTAAAGCAACACAAGACTTAACTATTAAGAAGCTAGAAGTATCTAAAAATGCTCTCGAAAAGTACTATGCAGAAGCTAAAGAATTACTTAAAAATAGAGAAGATAATTTAAAAGAATTTATGTCTACTACAAGTAATTTTGCTAGTAAATTAAAAGAAGCACTAAAGCAAAACATTGATGAAGTACAGAAAAAAGAAGAAGAAGCTATTAAAGAGAATATAGATTTAAATGATAAGTGGAAAGAGAAAACTTTAAAAGCTTATTCATATGTTCACAAAACTAAATTAGAAAATTTAGAAGATGAATATAAGAAGTTTGAAAAAAATATAAATGCTGAAACTAAGCTACTTGATGAAAAATTAAAGAAATTTGATTCTGAAAAAGCTGATACTGATGATTCTAAAAAAGAAAAAGAACTTAGAAGAATCTTAAGTATGAATTATAGCAAGAAGAAAAAAGTAGAAGCTCAAAAAGAACTGAATGCATTAATTAAAAGTAGAGATGAAAGACATTATAAAGAAAGCATAGAACAGCAAAAAGAAGCTTTGAAAGAAAAGCTTGATAATAAAAAAGAAAGTATTGAAGAAAGCAAAAAGGCTTTAAACAAGCAATATGAACAAGATAAAGAAAACACAGAAAAAATTTATAAGAATAATAAAGAAATGTATGATAACCAGCTTGATTACACTAAGAGATACTATGCAGAGCAAAAGAAAGAAGCAAATATAAATGCTAGAGTGCAAAAGATGATTATAGAAAATAATAATAAAGAAATTATTAGCCTATTAAAAAGTACAGGCAAGGAGTATGAATTAACTGGGGCTACACTTGCAGATAGATTTGCAAATGCATTTATAGATAATCTTAGTGTTGTTAAAGATGCTATAGCAGATATTACATCTCAATTAAATAATCTAAATACAAATATAGTTACAAGCAATATTCCAAGATTGAGCACATTAGGAGGATATTCTACATCCAATATTAATAACACTAATGTAAAGAACAAGTATGGAAGTATTCTACATGCAGATAAGATTGTTCTTAATGGTAATAAAGATACACAATCATTTGCAGAAGAATTAGAGTTCTACAGGCAACAAGCAGCTAAGGCTAAGGGGGGTAGATAA
- a CDS encoding distal tail protein Dit encodes MFSFNFRGKNSFRDFGIIIEKKPHIPMPQRNVENIKIPGRSGAISIDYNTYDDITIPIECNLISDEMKNRATQIKHWLMGSQDKLILSDETYKFYIAQVVNRFDITQSIRILGTFPVIFNCKPFAYYFSGLETITVTSPTTIYSPEFVVKSEPKITVYGQGDITLNINNNSIKLKDVQDYIVVDSTIQECYKDNSNCNNKMCGEFSLLIEENTIGWEGNVSKIEIIPNWRCL; translated from the coding sequence ATGTTTAGTTTTAATTTTAGGGGTAAAAACAGTTTTAGAGATTTTGGAATTATTATAGAAAAAAAGCCTCATATCCCTATGCCACAAAGAAATGTAGAGAACATAAAAATACCTGGACGTAGTGGGGCCATTTCAATTGATTATAATACTTATGATGATATTACTATTCCAATTGAGTGTAATTTAATAAGCGATGAAATGAAAAATAGGGCTACGCAAATAAAGCACTGGCTTATGGGAAGTCAGGACAAACTTATTTTAAGTGATGAAACATATAAATTTTATATAGCACAGGTAGTAAATAGATTTGATATAACACAAAGCATAAGAATACTGGGAACATTCCCAGTTATTTTTAATTGTAAGCCTTTTGCTTATTATTTTAGTGGACTAGAAACTATTACGGTTACTAGTCCTACAACTATATATAGCCCAGAATTTGTAGTTAAAAGTGAACCTAAAATAACTGTTTATGGACAAGGAGATATAACTCTAAATATAAATAATAACTCTATAAAACTAAAAGATGTACAAGATTACATTGTTGTAGACTCTACTATACAAGAGTGCTATAAGGATAATTCTAATTGTAATAACAAGATGTGTGGAGAGTTCTCATTATTAATTGAAGAAAATACAATAGGCTGGGAAGGCAACGTGTCTAAAATAGAAATAATTCCGAATTGGAGGTGTTTATAG
- a CDS encoding BppU family phage baseplate upper protein, translating to MDKIFNLRIDTKNKNISEVQGFKQYDNNSILNITLLQNSLALDLSNCTVRLNFQREDKKILLYMADIVSAREGKVSIKLSPEVLEKTGNIKADISVFDSNLLKITSATFNMKVDESIYSNDYYLNMKDFDIVQRMHIEEEKRIANENKRIESESARITDEKKRSNAEALRNEKENERISNEEKRVKAESKRNEDEHTRSEAENKRKECESNRIDQEKIRIENEKTRVEGEDKRKISENTRVDNELGRITYEAKRATNEKIRIQSELNRVENEKLRSETEYKRLEAEKIRVEKEAERINSESKRLKNEQLRQTNETSRVEEWNKIKNTFKDNAPGDMKSIIYDKNGNGKVDIAELAESVEWENVKNKPNFDEIGKVKSVNSKTGDVILKAKDITTENGTNLEELNSQYEDFTNEIGNIKDLKTTNKDNLVESVNELFTNVDNGKDSLYSAIIGKKVMPKSKDFKDLTDAITDIKLGQGNVQAGEVLVGKTFTNDSGVMQTGTMPNMGSKEIEPKIYSQELGKGYYEKVKLKGINDLDNDTMKEVVKTIAPKIKDDLPSIIQSVGVLPFRIWQWKGSHRFDSSQQSLVVPFKIKILLIKFNGSCSHDDGCVYQTYFSDDIFKTKIGNSFLFYPNNKIRSVTYIEPEEFNYNSERYSISEFKLLEDKQTIKFPNQNIGKTEIYALGW from the coding sequence TTGGATAAAATATTTAATTTAAGAATAGATACTAAGAATAAAAATATAAGTGAAGTACAAGGATTTAAGCAATATGATAACAATTCTATACTAAATATTACTTTGCTACAGAATAGTTTAGCATTAGATTTAAGTAATTGCACTGTAAGACTTAATTTTCAAAGAGAAGATAAAAAGATTCTCTTATATATGGCGGATATAGTTAGTGCTAGGGAAGGAAAAGTAAGTATTAAGCTAAGTCCAGAAGTTTTAGAAAAGACAGGAAATATTAAAGCTGATATTAGTGTATTTGATAGTAATTTATTAAAAATTACTAGCGCTACATTCAATATGAAAGTGGATGAATCTATATATAGCAACGATTACTATCTTAATATGAAAGATTTTGATATAGTACAAAGAATGCATATAGAGGAAGAAAAAAGAATTGCCAATGAAAACAAAAGAATAGAATCTGAAAGTGCTAGAATTACAGATGAAAAAAAGAGAAGTAATGCTGAAGCTCTAAGAAATGAAAAAGAAAATGAAAGAATTAGTAATGAAGAAAAAAGAGTTAAAGCAGAATCTAAGAGAAATGAAGATGAACATACTAGAAGCGAAGCTGAAAATAAAAGAAAAGAATGTGAAAGCAATAGAATAGATCAAGAAAAAATAAGAATTGAAAATGAAAAAACTAGAGTAGAAGGAGAGGACAAAAGAAAAATATCTGAAAATACTAGAGTTGATAATGAGTTAGGTAGAATAACATATGAGGCAAAAAGAGCAACTAATGAAAAAATTAGAATTCAATCAGAATTGAATAGAGTAGAAAATGAAAAATTAAGAAGCGAAACAGAATATAAAAGATTAGAAGCTGAAAAGATTAGAGTAGAAAAAGAAGCTGAAAGAATTAATAGTGAAAGTAAAAGATTAAAAAATGAACAATTAAGACAAACAAATGAAACTAGTAGAGTTGAAGAATGGAATAAGATAAAGAATACTTTCAAAGACAATGCTCCAGGAGATATGAAAAGTATTATATATGATAAAAATGGCAACGGCAAAGTCGATATTGCTGAACTTGCAGAAAGCGTTGAATGGGAGAACGTAAAAAACAAGCCTAATTTTGATGAAATAGGCAAAGTTAAAAGTGTTAATTCTAAAACTGGAGATGTTATATTAAAAGCAAAAGATATTACAACAGAAAATGGGACTAATTTAGAAGAATTAAATTCGCAATATGAAGATTTCACGAATGAGATAGGAAATATAAAAGATTTAAAAACTACTAATAAAGATAACTTAGTAGAATCCGTGAATGAGCTTTTTACAAATGTCGATAATGGGAAAGATAGTCTTTATTCTGCCATTATCGGCAAGAAAGTAATGCCCAAGAGTAAAGATTTTAAAGACCTTACAGATGCAATTACAGATATAAAATTAGGTCAAGGGAATGTACAAGCAGGTGAAGTTCTTGTAGGAAAAACTTTTACAAATGATAGTGGAGTAATGCAAACTGGAACAATGCCTAATATGGGAAGTAAAGAGATTGAACCTAAAATTTATTCACAAGAATTAGGAAAAGGATACTATGAAAAGGTAAAGCTTAAAGGCATCAATGATTTAGATAATGATACTATGAAAGAAGTAGTAAAAACTATAGCACCTAAGATTAAAGATGATTTACCTTCAATAATTCAATCGGTTGGTGTATTACCATTTCGAATATGGCAGTGGAAAGGATCACATCGTTTTGATAGTAGTCAACAATCATTAGTTGTACCTTTTAAAATTAAAATTCTTTTAATTAAATTCAATGGAAGTTGTAGTCATGACGATGGATGTGTATATCAGACTTACTTTTCTGATGATATTTTCAAAACAAAAATAGGTAATAGCTTTTTATTTTATCCAAATAATAAGATAAGAAGTGTCACTTATATTGAACCCGAGGAGTTTAATTATAACAGCGAACGTTATTCTATAAGCGAATTTAAATTACTAGAAGATAAACAAACAATTAAGTTTCCAAATCAAAATATAGGTAAAACTGAAATATATGCATTAGGGTGGTGA
- a CDS encoding phage tail spike protein, translating to MIIVYDSKEQNFDHNGLVVLDKCMRCEVTEELNGLYELELEYPIYNNSKCEYLIEDNIIQVPTPFGLQLFRIYHKAKTLTIIKINARHIFYDLLDNLVEDIDIRSISGKDALKKAIDNLAYKTNFKYFSNINWKNNIYLDDEKGDIVNKNPIEIIFELIKIYGGELKRDRFNFLWLENIGQDNNVVISYGKNIKGIEEDLNRDSVITRIKPVGQDGLTLDEKYIDSPYINNYPHPKIKIVEFSDCNDYESLRKTTKEHYKKTKCDLPLLNYKVDFIELSKTEEYKDYSCLEKVYLGDIVTVRHKILKIDVKQKVIKYSWDCLRNKYLSIELGNFKENLNKTFAETDDNLDKLDTDIKDTNKRIKESEKRFKSYIEKTDRKIALTVEEIGKTNTKIEQTEKKITLEVNNKIANCNSKIEQNAENISLVVDGGEVNGKALVSAINMSNRKIDMSALNINLNGYVTFRNLERGETIIDGGCINTKTIDADEIGARITTVSKFIHFNGHNGLGGIGLNRDNDLWLYSNGDVIIDARRMKFENGDRVATREWVLEQLEEIKK from the coding sequence ATGATAATTGTATATGATAGTAAAGAACAGAATTTTGACCATAATGGACTTGTAGTATTGGATAAATGTATGAGGTGTGAAGTTACAGAGGAGCTAAACGGACTATATGAATTAGAGTTGGAATACCCCATTTATAATAATTCTAAGTGTGAATATCTAATTGAAGATAATATTATACAAGTACCAACCCCATTCGGTTTACAACTTTTTAGAATTTATCATAAAGCTAAAACTCTTACTATAATTAAAATAAATGCTAGGCATATCTTTTACGATCTATTAGATAATCTCGTTGAAGATATAGATATACGAAGTATAAGCGGTAAAGATGCTTTAAAAAAAGCAATTGATAACTTAGCTTATAAAACTAACTTTAAATATTTTTCTAATATTAATTGGAAAAACAATATATATCTTGACGATGAAAAAGGAGATATTGTAAATAAGAATCCCATAGAGATTATATTTGAATTAATAAAAATTTATGGTGGAGAACTTAAAAGAGATAGATTTAATTTTCTATGGCTAGAGAACATAGGACAGGATAATAATGTTGTAATAAGCTACGGTAAGAATATAAAAGGTATAGAAGAAGATTTAAATAGAGATAGTGTAATTACTAGAATAAAGCCTGTTGGCCAAGATGGTTTAACGCTGGATGAAAAATATATAGATAGTCCTTATATTAATAATTATCCTCATCCTAAAATAAAAATCGTTGAATTTAGCGATTGCAATGACTACGAAAGTTTAAGAAAAACAACAAAAGAACATTATAAAAAAACTAAATGTGATCTACCTCTTTTAAATTATAAAGTTGATTTTATAGAATTATCCAAAACAGAAGAATATAAAGACTATAGTTGCTTAGAAAAAGTTTATCTAGGAGACATAGTTACTGTTAGACATAAAATTCTTAAAATAGATGTTAAGCAAAAAGTAATTAAATATAGCTGGGATTGTCTTAGAAATAAATATTTAAGTATTGAGCTAGGCAACTTTAAAGAAAATCTAAATAAAACTTTCGCTGAAACAGATGATAATCTAGATAAACTTGATACAGATATAAAAGATACTAATAAAAGAATTAAAGAAAGTGAAAAAAGATTTAAAAGTTATATAGAAAAAACAGATAGAAAAATAGCTTTAACAGTTGAAGAGATAGGCAAAACTAATACTAAAATAGAGCAAACAGAGAAAAAGATTACATTAGAAGTTAATAATAAAATCGCTAATTGTAATTCTAAGATAGAACAAAATGCAGAAAATATAAGCCTTGTAGTTGATGGTGGGGAGGTAAACGGGAAAGCATTAGTTTCAGCAATTAACATGTCTAATAGGAAAATAGACATGAGTGCCTTAAATATTAATCTAAACGGATATGTAACTTTCAGAAATTTAGAGCGAGGAGAAACAATAATCGATGGTGGTTGTATAAATACAAAAACAATTGATGCAGATGAAATAGGTGCAAGAATAACGACGGTTAGTAAGTTTATACATTTTAACGGTCACAATGGTCTTGGCGGAATTGGTTTAAATCGAGATAATGACTTATGGCTATATTCAAACGGTGATGTCATTATTGATGCTCGTAGAATGAAGTTTGAGAACGGTGACAGGGTAGCAACTAGGGAGTGGGTGCTTGAACAATTAGAAGAAATTAAGAAATAG
- a CDS encoding glucosaminidase domain-containing protein: protein MSMQTSFINSIKDGAIASQKKHGVLASITISQAILESAWGRSQLSAKYKNLFGIKADAGWKGPRVNMRTGEYRNGSHVMENWGFRVYSSYAESIEDHALFLVNNPRYRKNGFFDAKNYTGQAKALVRAGYATSPDYARQLIQLIEQYNLNQYDNCSRSNTCNSSVIPLWKQCINGDAVRKLQYELNNQCCANIKEDGYFGESTLNKCCIVKQGAKGNITKIIQTILINKNYKIEADGIFGEATTESIKHFQGNKGLIQDGVVGKDTWKALFKK, encoded by the coding sequence ATGTCAATGCAAACAAGTTTTATCAATTCAATTAAGGATGGAGCAATAGCTTCACAAAAAAAACATGGAGTTTTAGCTTCAATAACTATTAGTCAAGCGATTTTAGAAAGTGCATGGGGAAGAAGTCAGTTGTCAGCTAAGTATAAAAATCTATTTGGTATTAAAGCTGATGCAGGTTGGAAAGGTCCAAGAGTTAATATGCGCACTGGAGAATATCGTAATGGTTCTCACGTCATGGAGAATTGGGGCTTTAGAGTGTATTCTAGTTATGCAGAAAGCATAGAAGACCATGCATTATTTTTAGTTAATAATCCACGCTATCGTAAAAATGGGTTCTTTGATGCTAAAAACTATACTGGACAGGCTAAGGCATTAGTTAGAGCAGGATATGCTACTAGTCCAGATTATGCTAGACAGTTAATACAACTTATAGAGCAGTACAATCTAAATCAATACGATAATTGTTCTAGATCTAATACTTGTAATAGTTCAGTAATTCCTCTATGGAAGCAATGTATAAATGGAGATGCAGTTAGAAAGTTGCAGTATGAATTAAATAATCAATGCTGTGCTAATATCAAAGAAGATGGTTATTTTGGAGAGTCTACATTAAATAAATGCTGCATAGTTAAGCAAGGAGCTAAAGGAAACATAACTAAGATTATTCAAACAATACTTATAAATAAAAATTATAAAATCGAAGCAGACGGAATCTTTGGAGAAGCTACTACAGAATCTATTAAGCACTTCCAAGGGAATAAAGGTCTAATACAAGATGGTGTTGTAGGTAAAGATACTTGGAAGGCTTTATTTAAAAAGTAA
- a CDS encoding DUF4352 domain-containing protein, translating into MENQKIKKPFYKKWWFWVIVIIIGIGAIGTNESKDNPKKVGETSAKVTEKKEESNKPKIFKVGDVIELKDLKVKVNKVYNVKGNEFSKPKDGNEFIAVDCTVENISKEEKAVSSLAMFKVVDKDGRSCEYSLTGQTAANSGQMDGQIAPGRKLTGVYVVEVPKGTTGLELEFDNSFLLGEQVIVKLN; encoded by the coding sequence ATGGAAAATCAGAAGATAAAAAAGCCATTTTATAAAAAATGGTGGTTTTGGGTAATTGTAATTATAATTGGTATAGGAGCAATAGGTACTAATGAGAGCAAAGATAATCCTAAAAAAGTAGGGGAAACAAGTGCAAAAGTAACAGAGAAGAAAGAAGAGTCAAATAAGCCTAAAATATTTAAGGTTGGAGATGTTATAGAATTAAAAGATCTGAAAGTCAAAGTTAATAAGGTTTATAACGTCAAGGGAAATGAATTTTCAAAGCCCAAAGATGGAAATGAATTTATTGCTGTAGATTGTACAGTGGAAAATATATCAAAAGAAGAAAAAGCAGTATCTTCATTAGCAATGTTTAAAGTTGTGGATAAAGATGGTAGATCATGTGAATATTCACTTACAGGTCAAACAGCTGCTAATTCAGGTCAAATGGATGGACAAATTGCTCCAGGCAGAAAATTAACAGGAGTATATGTTGTGGAAGTACCAAAAGGAACTACTGGATTAGAGTTAGAATTCGATAATTCTTTCCTTTTAGGAGAACAAGTAATAGTAAAATTAAATTAA
- a CDS encoding flavin reductase family protein: MNKLNFKGSVMLNPTPVVLVTSKNKSNNINVFTVGWVSTVCTKEPIIAMGIRPERLSYQYIKESKECVINLPTRDMVKVVDYCGVVSGKKQNKIEHFNLKLDEGVSISTPSLQSSPIALECKVESITPLGTHDLFLLKVLNVKIDENLLDSNNKICFNKANLICYNHGEYYGLTSKPLGSFGYSVKKKPKRNNRNKKNKNK, translated from the coding sequence ATGAATAAATTGAATTTTAAGGGTAGTGTAATGTTAAACCCTACTCCCGTAGTACTTGTGACTTCTAAAAATAAATCTAACAATATAAATGTCTTTACCGTAGGATGGGTGAGCACTGTATGCACAAAAGAACCTATTATAGCAATGGGAATCAGACCAGAAAGACTTTCCTATCAATATATTAAAGAAAGTAAGGAATGTGTTATCAATCTTCCAACAAGAGATATGGTCAAAGTCGTAGACTATTGTGGTGTTGTTTCTGGTAAAAAACAAAATAAAATCGAACATTTTAATTTAAAACTTGATGAAGGTGTAAGTATATCTACCCCTTCTTTGCAAAGCTCTCCTATAGCTTTAGAATGTAAAGTAGAGAGTATTACACCATTAGGAACACACGATTTATTCTTACTTAAAGTTTTGAATGTTAAAATAGATGAAAACTTACTAGATTCTAATAATAAAATATGTTTTAATAAAGCTAATCTTATATGCTATAATCACGGTGAGTATTATGGATTAACATCAAAACCACTTGGTTCTTTCGGTTATTCAGTAAAAAAGAAACCTAAAAGAAATAACAGAAATAAGAAAAATAAAAATAAATAA